A window of Gammaproteobacteria bacterium contains these coding sequences:
- a CDS encoding putative Nitrogen fixation protein FixS (Evidence 3 : Putative function from multiple computational evidences), whose translation MEVIWALIPGMIFFGLAMVGVLIWAIRHGEYDDLKGDAYRILMDDDDPRLPP comes from the coding sequence ATGGAGGTCATCTGGGCATTGATTCCGGGAATGATTTTCTTCGGGCTTGCGATGGTCGGAGTGCTGATCTGGGCCATCCGGCATGGCGAATATGATGATCTGAAAGGGGATGCTTATCGAATTCTCATGGATGATGATGACCCACGCCTGCCACCCTAG